A portion of the Kribbella jejuensis genome contains these proteins:
- a CDS encoding VOC family protein: MTASLYALSVDAKDPAGLARFWGALLGWEQTDGHELLPDEKTGFRLRFLPSDVEKDRPNQIHFHLTSDRPEQQQETVARALELGGRHLDVGQLPEELHIVLADPEGNEFCVIEAGNNYLANTAFLGELAGDGTRAVGNFWSKALDWPLVWDQDEETAIQAPTGGPKLAWGGPPIRPKAPKNRMHFDLVVPADGDVEAEVERLVALGASRLESGQEGDAAIPMADPDGNEFCLLIGPRP, encoded by the coding sequence ATGACCGCCTCTTTGTACGCACTGTCGGTGGACGCAAAGGATCCCGCCGGACTGGCGCGGTTCTGGGGCGCCCTCCTCGGCTGGGAGCAGACCGACGGTCACGAGTTGCTGCCCGACGAGAAGACCGGGTTCCGGCTGCGCTTCCTGCCGAGTGACGTCGAGAAGGATCGGCCGAACCAGATCCACTTCCACCTGACCAGCGACAGGCCCGAGCAGCAGCAGGAGACAGTGGCACGGGCGCTCGAGCTCGGCGGCCGGCACCTCGACGTCGGACAGCTGCCGGAGGAACTGCACATCGTGCTCGCGGATCCGGAGGGCAACGAGTTCTGTGTGATCGAGGCGGGGAACAACTACCTCGCGAACACCGCGTTCCTCGGCGAGCTGGCCGGAGACGGTACGCGGGCGGTCGGGAACTTCTGGAGCAAGGCGCTCGACTGGCCGTTGGTCTGGGACCAGGACGAGGAGACCGCGATCCAGGCGCCGACCGGTGGACCGAAGCTCGCCTGGGGCGGGCCGCCGATCCGTCCGAAGGCGCCGAAGAACCGGATGCACTTCGACCTCGTGGTGCCGGCCGACGGCGATGTCGAGGCGGAGGTCGAGCGGCTGGTGGCCCTCGGTGCCAGCCGGCTGGAGAGCGGGCAGGAAGGCGACGCCGCGATCCCGATGGCCGACCCCGACGGCAACGAGTTCTGCCTCCTGATCGGCCCGCGGCCCTAG
- a CDS encoding TetR/AcrR family transcriptional regulator yields MIDTDRASRPGGRTARVRADVLAAVQAELAEHGYDGLTIDAVAERSGVHRTTIYRRWKTVPGLLVDLLESGADDSWEPTDTGTLEGDLIAVNREVHAALTARPSITQAVIAASFRTPEAAEALTRFWKDRYARTALVVRRAVERGEIAADVDAHQLLLTATAPIYHQLVLLRQPMTRAQADYHARVAAKHFASVKGADLP; encoded by the coding sequence ATGATCGACACCGATCGCGCAAGCAGGCCGGGAGGACGGACCGCCCGGGTGCGCGCCGACGTGCTCGCGGCGGTGCAGGCCGAGCTCGCCGAGCACGGGTACGACGGACTCACGATCGACGCCGTCGCCGAACGTTCCGGCGTCCATCGAACGACGATCTACCGGCGCTGGAAGACCGTGCCCGGACTACTCGTCGACCTGCTCGAGTCCGGAGCCGACGACTCGTGGGAACCCACCGACACCGGCACGCTCGAAGGCGACCTGATCGCGGTCAACCGTGAGGTCCACGCCGCTCTGACGGCTCGCCCGTCGATCACCCAGGCCGTGATCGCGGCCTCCTTCCGTACGCCGGAAGCGGCCGAGGCCCTGACCCGGTTCTGGAAGGACCGTTACGCCCGCACAGCTCTCGTCGTACGCCGGGCCGTCGAGCGCGGCGAGATCGCGGCCGACGTCGATGCACATCAACTGCTGCTCACGGCGACCGCGCCGATCTACCACCAGCTCGTCCTGCTCCGGCAGCCGATGACCCGCGCGCAAGCCGACTACCACGCCCGCGTGGCGGCTAAACACTTTGCGAGCGTCAAGGGCGCCGACCTACCGTGA
- a CDS encoding ABC-F family ATP-binding cassette domain-containing protein has protein sequence MSTQLSLHDVTKSYDHRLVLDRISCAFPPGQVSGLIGENGSGKSTLLRILAGLEPATDGTATVAGSIGFLAQDNPLDLDLDVQALADHALADLRRIESRMRELEALLAAGQVDVLDEYGELQTVFEIREGYDADARFARATYGLGLSALPGDRRLSELSGGELARLHLAAVLASSPEVLLLDEPTNHLDVSAAVWLEDHLRSRRGTTVVVSHDRAFLERVASTLFEVDGDTHRLTRYGNGFQGYLHEKAAERARLEQARQQWEDDVAQMRVMVRTTADRVAHGRPMKDNNKVAYDRASGRVNEAERSKIRNAKERLRRLEENPAPVPAKPLRFTASIRTTGAAAGLDAVGVAVADRLRPMSLEVPAGGRVLITGPNGVGKSTFLDVLAGVLEPDSGYVDRRGRIGYLRQEVDEPRPDETLRQALARHPGAAGLGLFRQEQLQTRVGGLSTGQRRRLALARVLTTPYDVLLLDEPTNHLSLVLVEELEAALDRYAGALVVVSHDRRFISRWRGTVIDLKENLYVSQ, from the coding sequence ATGTCTACCCAGCTGTCCCTGCACGACGTCACCAAGTCCTACGACCACCGCCTGGTGCTCGACCGGATCAGCTGCGCCTTCCCACCGGGACAGGTCAGCGGCCTGATCGGCGAGAACGGCTCCGGCAAGTCGACGCTGCTGCGGATCCTGGCCGGTCTCGAGCCGGCCACCGACGGTACCGCGACGGTTGCCGGAAGCATCGGCTTCCTCGCCCAGGACAACCCGCTCGACCTGGACCTGGACGTCCAGGCCCTGGCCGATCACGCCCTGGCCGACCTGCGCCGGATCGAGTCCCGGATGCGCGAACTCGAAGCACTGCTGGCGGCAGGCCAGGTCGACGTCCTGGACGAGTACGGCGAACTCCAGACCGTCTTCGAGATCCGTGAGGGGTACGACGCGGACGCCCGCTTCGCTCGTGCGACGTACGGTCTCGGGCTGTCGGCGCTGCCCGGTGATCGCCGGTTGTCCGAGTTGTCCGGCGGCGAACTGGCCCGGCTGCACCTGGCCGCCGTCCTCGCGTCGTCCCCGGAGGTCCTGCTGCTCGACGAACCGACCAACCACCTGGACGTGTCGGCCGCGGTCTGGCTGGAGGACCACCTGAGGTCCAGGCGCGGTACGACGGTGGTCGTCTCGCACGACCGCGCGTTCCTGGAGCGGGTCGCGTCGACGCTGTTCGAGGTGGACGGCGACACGCACCGGCTGACGCGCTACGGCAACGGATTCCAGGGCTACCTGCACGAGAAGGCCGCCGAACGGGCGCGGCTGGAACAGGCCCGGCAGCAGTGGGAGGACGACGTCGCGCAGATGCGCGTGATGGTCCGTACGACGGCCGACCGGGTCGCGCACGGGCGGCCGATGAAGGACAACAACAAGGTGGCGTACGACCGGGCGAGTGGTCGGGTGAACGAGGCGGAACGCAGCAAGATCCGCAACGCCAAGGAGCGCCTGCGCCGCCTGGAGGAGAACCCGGCGCCGGTGCCGGCCAAGCCGCTCCGGTTCACCGCCTCGATCCGTACCACGGGCGCGGCGGCCGGGCTGGACGCGGTCGGTGTCGCGGTCGCCGACCGGCTGCGGCCGATGTCGCTCGAAGTACCCGCTGGTGGCCGGGTTCTGATCACCGGACCGAATGGGGTCGGCAAGTCCACGTTCCTCGACGTACTCGCGGGTGTGCTCGAGCCGGACTCCGGGTACGTCGACCGCCGCGGACGGATCGGCTACCTCCGGCAGGAGGTGGACGAACCGCGACCGGACGAAACGCTGCGCCAGGCGCTGGCACGGCACCCGGGCGCGGCCGGGCTCGGACTGTTCCGGCAGGAGCAGCTGCAGACCCGGGTCGGCGGGTTGTCGACCGGTCAACGCCGACGTCTCGCGCTGGCGCGAGTGCTCACCACGCCGTACGACGTACTGCTGCTGGACGAGCCGACGAACCACTTGTCGCTCGTGCTGGTGGAGGAACTGGAGGCCGCGCTCGACCGGTATGCCGGTGCGCTCGTCGTCGTCAGCCACGACCGCCGCTTCATCTCCCGCTGGCGCGGAACCGTCATCGACCTGAAGGAGAACCTGTATGTCAGTCAGTGA
- a CDS encoding virginiamycin B lyase: MSVSEYAIDGAPYGVVAGGGEVWTTLVHTGKVATVSGRVFDLGAPESRPSVIVDGPDDAVWFTRNGDDRVGRIGYDGVVSAVEVAGAPYGLCVGPDGALWCTTMSNDSIARITVDGDVTTYPIGTTGAFPGMITSSAGDLWFTLNQANAIGRMTVTGAVTSYPLPPAGAGPVGISAGPDGVWFTEILANQAGFIDLDGAIQEFTLPADSKPHAAAATADGCWITLWAASSLVHIDAKGNITERYDFGEGAEPHGLCVDGSVWVALEKGSVAHIQSGG; this comes from the coding sequence ATGTCAGTCAGTGAATATGCGATCGACGGCGCACCGTACGGCGTGGTCGCGGGCGGCGGTGAGGTGTGGACGACGCTCGTCCACACCGGCAAGGTCGCGACCGTCTCCGGGCGGGTGTTCGACCTCGGCGCACCCGAGTCCCGGCCGAGCGTCATCGTCGACGGCCCGGACGACGCAGTCTGGTTCACCCGGAACGGCGACGACCGGGTCGGGCGGATCGGGTACGACGGGGTCGTGTCCGCGGTCGAGGTCGCCGGCGCGCCGTACGGGTTGTGCGTCGGACCGGACGGCGCGTTGTGGTGCACGACGATGAGCAACGACTCGATCGCTCGCATCACCGTCGACGGCGACGTCACGACGTACCCGATCGGTACCACGGGCGCGTTCCCGGGGATGATCACGTCGTCTGCCGGGGACCTGTGGTTCACGCTCAACCAGGCGAACGCGATCGGCCGGATGACGGTGACCGGCGCGGTCACCAGCTATCCCCTGCCGCCCGCGGGCGCCGGGCCGGTCGGGATCAGCGCGGGACCCGACGGCGTCTGGTTCACCGAGATCCTCGCGAACCAGGCGGGTTTCATCGATCTCGACGGCGCGATCCAGGAGTTCACCCTGCCGGCCGACTCGAAGCCGCACGCCGCCGCGGCGACGGCGGACGGTTGCTGGATCACCCTGTGGGCGGCATCATCCCTCGTTCACATCGATGCCAAGGGCAACATCACCGAGCGGTACGACTTCGGCGAGGGCGCCGAGCCGCACGGGCTGTGCGTCGACGGTTCGGTCTGGGTCGCGCTGGAGAAGGGTTCCGTGGCTCACATCCAGTCTGGCGGGTGA
- a CDS encoding UbiA prenyltransferase family protein, with product MSTDVQVLRPRVRDVVAVGRPAFWVVSIVPYYTGILLATHRLLPPVEEWPRLVIGAVVMGPLVWLAVPAVNDAYDLPSDRLNPRKAKSPLLDGRITLRAATRLAFAAAVAAVGLSLLVGVVFALGVLLAVLLGYAYSVPPVRLKTRAGFDVAVNALALGAFGPLAGWAAINPDLSDFPWLMGLQGTLAAIGLYLPTTLADLEADRAAGYHTIAVRFGARTTYLIGYGAWIAAAALSVILAATGTIIPRSMLLLEVVMVPVLIAAYRKLIGPHQSFRGIVVLASLFLIPCGTFALTYTGVL from the coding sequence GTGAGCACGGACGTGCAGGTACTCCGACCGCGGGTCCGTGACGTCGTCGCGGTCGGTCGTCCCGCGTTCTGGGTGGTCTCGATCGTTCCTTATTACACAGGGATTCTGCTCGCCACGCATCGGCTGCTCCCGCCAGTCGAGGAGTGGCCGCGGCTCGTCATCGGCGCCGTCGTGATGGGACCGCTGGTCTGGCTGGCCGTACCCGCGGTCAACGACGCATACGACCTGCCGAGCGACCGGCTCAACCCGCGGAAGGCCAAGTCGCCGCTGCTCGACGGGCGGATCACACTCCGGGCGGCGACCCGACTGGCCTTCGCGGCCGCCGTCGCCGCGGTCGGACTCAGCCTGCTGGTCGGGGTCGTGTTCGCGCTGGGCGTGCTCCTCGCCGTCCTCCTCGGGTACGCGTACTCCGTACCGCCGGTCCGGCTGAAGACCCGCGCCGGCTTCGACGTCGCGGTGAATGCCCTTGCCCTAGGGGCTTTCGGGCCGCTGGCGGGGTGGGCCGCGATCAACCCGGACCTGAGCGACTTCCCCTGGCTGATGGGCCTGCAGGGCACGCTCGCCGCCATCGGCCTGTACCTGCCCACCACCCTCGCCGACCTCGAAGCGGACCGTGCCGCCGGCTACCACACGATCGCGGTCCGCTTCGGCGCCCGGACGACGTACCTGATCGGGTACGGCGCCTGGATCGCAGCCGCCGCACTGTCGGTGATCCTCGCCGCCACCGGCACGATCATCCCGCGCAGCATGCTGCTGCTCGAGGTCGTGATGGTCCCGGTCCTGATCGCGGCCTACCGCAAACTCATCGGCCCGCACCAGTCCTTCAGGGGCATCGTCGTGCTGGCGTCGCTCTTCCTCATCCCGTGCGGGACGTTCGCGCTCACGTACACCGGAGTTCTGTAG
- a CDS encoding phytanoyl-CoA dioxygenase family protein: MTLTRPELETDYNLSRSDLAHFAEHGFVKLKNVLSPETIAEYEPEITGKVIELNTQHLPLEERDTYGKAFLQVSNLWQDSERVLEFVSSPRLARIATQLLGVQSVRLYHDQALYKESGGGVTPWHADQYYWPFATDRCVTIWVPLQETPMEMGPLSFAAGSQTFEHGRDLPISDESERVLQQALKEQNFTEVSEPYELGEVSYHLGWTFHHAPPNTTDIPRRVMTVIYVDAAMRIAPPVNGNQVADLATWMPGNEPGDLVSSPLNPVLY, translated from the coding sequence ATGACTCTGACCCGCCCGGAGCTGGAGACCGACTACAACCTCAGCCGGTCCGACCTCGCCCACTTCGCCGAGCACGGATTCGTCAAGCTGAAGAACGTGCTCAGCCCCGAGACGATCGCGGAGTACGAGCCCGAGATCACCGGCAAGGTGATCGAACTGAACACCCAGCACCTGCCGCTCGAGGAGCGTGACACCTACGGCAAGGCGTTCCTGCAGGTGTCGAACCTGTGGCAGGACAGCGAGCGGGTGCTGGAGTTCGTGTCGTCGCCGCGGCTGGCGCGGATCGCGACGCAGCTGCTCGGTGTGCAGTCGGTCCGGCTGTACCACGACCAGGCGCTCTACAAGGAGTCCGGCGGCGGCGTCACGCCCTGGCACGCGGACCAGTACTACTGGCCGTTCGCGACCGACCGCTGCGTGACGATCTGGGTACCGCTGCAGGAGACCCCGATGGAGATGGGTCCGCTGTCGTTCGCGGCCGGCAGCCAGACCTTCGAGCACGGCCGCGATCTGCCGATCAGCGACGAGTCGGAGCGCGTCCTGCAGCAGGCGCTGAAGGAGCAGAACTTCACCGAGGTCTCCGAGCCGTACGAGCTCGGCGAGGTCAGCTACCACCTCGGCTGGACGTTCCACCACGCGCCGCCGAACACCACCGACATCCCGCGCCGGGTGATGACTGTCATCTACGTCGACGCGGCGATGCGGATCGCGCCGCCGGTGAACGGCAACCAGGTCGCGGACCTGGCCACTTGGATGCCGGGCAACGAGCCGGGCGACCTCGTCTCCTCGCCGCTGAACCCGGTCCTCTACTGA
- a CDS encoding cupin domain-containing protein — protein sequence MTESISRVVVLDQHLPAPLPVQRVEVRRITIEPHTAVGAHVHNGPVFGNIVSGSAVYQQGADDEPQVLRAGDVFYEPAVDRISRFDTEDEGVTFLAYFPLTDGQEATLDLI from the coding sequence ATGACCGAATCGATCAGCCGTGTCGTCGTCCTCGACCAGCACCTGCCCGCACCGCTCCCGGTCCAGCGCGTCGAAGTACGCCGGATCACCATCGAGCCGCACACCGCGGTCGGCGCCCATGTCCACAACGGGCCCGTGTTCGGGAACATCGTGTCCGGATCCGCCGTCTACCAGCAGGGCGCCGACGACGAGCCCCAGGTCCTGCGCGCCGGCGACGTCTTCTACGAACCAGCCGTCGACCGGATCAGCCGCTTCGACACCGAGGACGAGGGCGTCACGTTCCTCGCCTACTTCCCGCTGACCGACGGGCAGGAGGCAACGCTCGACCTGATCTAG
- a CDS encoding YdeI/OmpD-associated family protein — MTSELIVADAGAWHEWLRAHHHDSDGVWLVLAKKNVTDPTSLTYDEALEEALCHGWIDGQRRGRDEQTFVQRYTPRRAKSMWSQRNVGIVARLEQDGRMQDAGRAEVERAKADGRWDKAYGGASTREVPEDLAAALAAEPKALAMFEILTSANRFAVIYRVNDAKRPETRAKRIALYVGQLARGETIYPQKRTL, encoded by the coding sequence ATGACCAGTGAGCTCATCGTCGCCGACGCCGGCGCCTGGCACGAGTGGCTGCGGGCGCATCATCACGACTCCGACGGCGTCTGGCTGGTGCTCGCGAAGAAGAACGTCACGGACCCGACGAGCCTGACGTACGACGAGGCGCTCGAGGAAGCGTTGTGTCACGGATGGATCGACGGGCAGCGGCGCGGACGCGACGAGCAGACCTTCGTCCAGCGGTACACCCCGCGCCGCGCGAAGAGCATGTGGTCCCAGCGGAACGTCGGCATCGTCGCGCGACTGGAGCAGGACGGTCGGATGCAGGACGCCGGGCGTGCCGAGGTCGAACGCGCGAAGGCGGACGGCCGGTGGGACAAGGCGTACGGCGGCGCGAGCACGCGGGAAGTGCCGGAAGACCTCGCGGCGGCGCTGGCCGCGGAGCCGAAGGCGCTGGCGATGTTCGAGATCCTCACCAGCGCGAACCGGTTCGCCGTGATCTACCGCGTCAACGACGCCAAGCGCCCCGAGACCAGAGCGAAGCGGATCGCGCTGTACGTCGGGCAACTCGCCCGCGGCGAGACGATCTACCCCCAGAAGCGGACGCTCTAG
- a CDS encoding helix-turn-helix transcriptional regulator — protein MAETSARLLALLSLLQARRDWPGSLLAERLEVSPRTVRRDVDRLRDLGYPVRATKGPDGGYRLDAGAELPPLLFDDDQAIAVAVALQTATTTVTGIEEGALRALATVRQVMPARLRQRVDALQVTTVDRYAHRRTTVDSEHLIAIGMAVRAQEVLRFDYAAPGTPEGAWPPPRKVEPHHLVTWGGRWYLVGWDLDRNDWRTFRVDRMTPKTPTGPRFTPRELPAPDVATYISSRFRGQDQNPCRGEAILQAKASDIAQWAGHGAFVEELTPTSCRLALTGWSWTGLAAMFGMFECELEFVGPQELKDAATQLAARYQEAAS, from the coding sequence ATGGCCGAAACCTCCGCTCGTCTCCTCGCGCTGCTGTCGTTGCTGCAGGCCCGGCGTGACTGGCCGGGTTCCCTGCTCGCGGAGCGACTCGAGGTGAGCCCGCGGACGGTACGCCGTGACGTCGACCGGCTGCGCGACCTCGGCTACCCGGTCCGCGCTACCAAGGGCCCCGACGGCGGGTACCGCCTGGACGCGGGCGCCGAGCTGCCGCCGTTGCTGTTCGACGACGACCAGGCGATCGCGGTCGCGGTGGCGTTGCAGACGGCAACAACAACGGTGACCGGGATCGAGGAGGGTGCGCTGCGGGCGCTGGCCACGGTCCGCCAGGTGATGCCCGCTCGGCTGCGGCAACGCGTCGACGCCCTGCAGGTGACCACGGTCGATCGGTACGCGCATCGCCGTACGACGGTCGACTCGGAGCACCTGATCGCGATCGGGATGGCGGTCCGCGCCCAGGAGGTACTGCGCTTCGACTACGCCGCGCCCGGTACGCCGGAAGGCGCGTGGCCGCCGCCCCGGAAGGTCGAGCCGCATCACCTGGTGACGTGGGGCGGACGCTGGTACCTGGTCGGCTGGGACCTCGACCGCAACGACTGGCGGACGTTCCGCGTGGACCGGATGACGCCGAAGACGCCGACCGGCCCGCGCTTCACCCCGCGCGAACTGCCGGCGCCCGACGTCGCGACGTACATCTCCAGCCGCTTCCGCGGCCAGGACCAGAACCCCTGTCGTGGTGAGGCGATCCTGCAGGCGAAGGCGTCGGACATCGCGCAGTGGGCCGGTCATGGCGCGTTCGTCGAGGAGCTCACCCCGACCAGCTGCCGGCTGGCCCTCACCGGCTGGTCGTGGACCGGACTGGCCGCGATGTTCGGCATGTTCGAGTGCGAACTGGAGTTCGTCGGTCCGCAGGAACTGAAGGACGCCGCCACCCAACTCGCCGCCCGCTACCAGGAGGCCGCCTCATGA
- a CDS encoding zinc-dependent metalloprotease family protein has product MRPRPALFAVLTSLTIAALAGSNAVAAPPPTAETKKVVATDTDGDSLPDAWETNGYDANGDGVVDVDLPAMGANPKKKDLFVELDYMSGRLASTAALDRIVQVFASAPVGNPDGSTGITIHLDAGAARGTKYDLGGGNEVPYDADLNPSATQTNAIKAANFSSTRKAVFHYMLWGDSYDGGCSSGQAFNIPNDTFIVTVGPKCNWNATDDVNVGTFVHELGHNLGLKHGGTDNLNYKPNYLSVMNYSFQLGGVLKADGTKYWGYSNVQPTSINEARPDETVGLGSLGAGYRTSWKCPNGTTRTTAGAANQPIDWNCDGDTNDTTTAADVNGDKTTSILIAQNNWANIVFGGGAVGGGTAPLAKTPASELKELTHAEWTAQH; this is encoded by the coding sequence ATGAGGCCCCGCCCCGCCTTGTTCGCCGTCCTGACCTCGCTGACCATCGCCGCACTCGCCGGTTCTAACGCGGTGGCCGCGCCGCCGCCCACTGCCGAGACGAAGAAGGTCGTTGCCACCGACACCGATGGCGACTCGCTCCCGGATGCCTGGGAGACGAACGGGTACGACGCCAACGGCGACGGAGTCGTCGACGTCGACCTGCCCGCGATGGGCGCGAACCCGAAGAAGAAGGACCTGTTCGTCGAGCTGGACTACATGTCGGGCCGGCTCGCCAGTACGGCGGCGCTGGACCGGATCGTCCAGGTGTTCGCGTCCGCACCGGTCGGCAACCCGGACGGCTCGACCGGCATCACGATCCACCTGGACGCGGGCGCCGCGCGCGGCACGAAGTACGACCTCGGCGGTGGCAACGAGGTGCCGTACGACGCCGACCTGAACCCGTCGGCCACCCAGACGAACGCGATCAAGGCCGCCAACTTCTCGTCGACGCGCAAGGCAGTCTTCCATTACATGCTCTGGGGTGACAGCTACGACGGTGGCTGCAGCAGCGGGCAGGCGTTCAACATCCCGAACGACACGTTCATCGTCACGGTCGGCCCGAAGTGCAACTGGAACGCGACCGACGACGTCAACGTGGGTACGTTCGTGCACGAACTCGGTCACAACCTCGGCCTGAAGCACGGCGGCACCGACAACCTGAACTACAAGCCGAACTACCTGAGCGTGATGAACTACTCGTTCCAGCTCGGCGGTGTGCTGAAGGCTGACGGCACCAAGTACTGGGGCTACTCGAACGTCCAGCCCACCTCGATCAACGAAGCCCGTCCGGACGAGACGGTCGGCCTCGGCAGCCTCGGCGCCGGATACCGGACCAGCTGGAAGTGCCCGAACGGCACGACCCGGACCACGGCCGGCGCCGCGAACCAGCCGATCGACTGGAACTGTGATGGTGACACCAACGACACGACCACGGCGGCCGACGTCAACGGCGACAAGACCACGTCGATCCTGATCGCCCAGAACAACTGGGCGAACATCGTCTTCGGCGGCGGCGCGGTCGGCGGCGGCACCGCACCCCTCGCGAAGACCCCTGCCTCGGAGCTGAAGGAGCTCACCCACGCCGAGTGGACCGCGCAGCACTGA
- a CDS encoding NAD(P)H-binding protein, whose protein sequence is MTEILILSGKGKTGRRVAAQLDARGVPCRLASRSSEQRFDWYDESTWADAVRGTETAYLAPPVGPTGLAQAGRFVQQADGLRRLVLLSGRGVGGSGRDFAVYDGQLELENVVRESNLDWTIVQPAWFAQGFSEDFLRYDVLAGEIRLSAGTGGEAWIDTNDVGDVMTTALLDPSYAGRVIPISGPRVLTMTEIAEELTAATGRRIKYVDLDPAAHVAELLEHGLPPEDAEAVRDLFTVIRNHRSEYVSDGVEQVLGRPPRDFTEWARETAKTGVWEL, encoded by the coding sequence ATGACAGAGATCCTGATCCTCAGTGGCAAGGGCAAGACCGGTCGTCGCGTGGCGGCACAGCTTGACGCCCGAGGCGTCCCGTGCCGGCTCGCGTCGCGTTCCAGCGAGCAGCGCTTCGACTGGTACGACGAGAGCACCTGGGCGGACGCGGTCCGCGGTACCGAGACGGCGTACCTCGCGCCGCCGGTCGGACCGACCGGGCTCGCGCAGGCGGGCCGGTTCGTCCAGCAGGCCGACGGGCTCCGCCGGCTCGTGTTGTTGTCCGGTCGCGGTGTCGGCGGTTCCGGGCGCGACTTCGCCGTGTACGACGGTCAGCTCGAACTCGAGAACGTAGTACGGGAGAGCAATCTGGACTGGACGATCGTGCAGCCGGCATGGTTCGCGCAGGGCTTCAGCGAGGACTTCCTGCGCTACGACGTACTCGCCGGCGAGATCCGCCTGTCCGCGGGCACCGGTGGCGAGGCGTGGATCGACACGAACGACGTCGGCGACGTGATGACCACCGCGCTCCTCGACCCGTCGTACGCCGGTCGGGTGATCCCGATCTCCGGGCCGCGCGTGCTGACGATGACCGAGATCGCCGAGGAGCTGACCGCGGCGACCGGCCGTCGGATCAAGTACGTCGACCTCGACCCGGCGGCGCATGTCGCCGAACTGCTCGAGCACGGACTCCCGCCGGAGGACGCCGAGGCGGTCCGCGACCTGTTCACGGTGATCCGCAACCACCGCTCCGAATACGTCTCGGACGGCGTCGAACAGGTCCTCGGCCGCCCGCCCCGCGATTTCACGGAGTGGGCCCGGGAAACGGCGAAGACCGGGGTGTGGGAGCTCTGA
- a CDS encoding AraC family transcriptional regulator → MDVLDELLTGTRAQDGVFNLTILDRPWALEIRDEAPLALATIVRGSGWLIREGVEPQRMEQGDVAIVTGPQPYVVGDTVQTVPVLRIHPGGICERLPGAPIDYSAQLGVRTFGDRKTGEIMVASGTYSVAGDVSRRLVTALPSVLVVPAAEVAGAVMDMITSEIQRDVPGQQTVLDRWLDLALITTLRAWFARPESHAPGWYQAQTDPVAGAALRLLHEDPAYPWSVTELADRVGVSRASLARRFTAVVGEAPMSYLTGWRITLAADLLRSTRDTVETIARRVGYANAFALSVAFKRVRGITPTDHRRAA, encoded by the coding sequence ATGGACGTGCTCGACGAACTGCTCACCGGGACCCGCGCGCAGGACGGCGTGTTCAACCTGACGATCCTGGATCGACCGTGGGCGCTGGAGATCCGCGACGAGGCTCCGCTCGCGCTCGCCACGATCGTCCGCGGCTCCGGCTGGCTGATCCGGGAGGGCGTCGAACCGCAGCGGATGGAACAGGGTGACGTCGCGATCGTCACCGGCCCGCAACCGTACGTCGTCGGCGACACGGTGCAGACCGTGCCGGTGCTGCGGATCCACCCCGGCGGCATCTGCGAACGGTTGCCGGGGGCACCTATCGACTACTCGGCGCAGCTCGGGGTGCGGACGTTCGGCGACCGCAAGACCGGCGAGATCATGGTTGCCAGCGGCACCTATTCGGTGGCCGGTGACGTCAGCCGACGGCTCGTCACCGCACTCCCCTCGGTCCTGGTCGTTCCGGCGGCCGAGGTGGCGGGCGCGGTGATGGACATGATCACCAGCGAGATCCAGCGCGACGTACCCGGCCAGCAGACCGTTCTCGACCGTTGGCTCGACCTCGCGTTGATCACTACCTTGCGCGCCTGGTTCGCCCGGCCGGAGTCGCACGCACCTGGTTGGTACCAGGCGCAGACCGATCCGGTGGCCGGTGCGGCGTTGCGCTTGCTGCACGAGGATCCGGCGTACCCGTGGAGCGTGACGGAACTCGCGGATCGCGTCGGGGTCTCCCGTGCGTCGCTGGCCCGGAGGTTCACGGCGGTCGTCGGCGAAGCGCCGATGAGCTACCTGACCGGCTGGCGGATCACCCTCGCCGCCGACCTGTTGCGCTCGACCCGCGATACGGTCGAGACGATCGCCCGCCGGGTCGGGTATGCGAACGCCTTCGCGTTGAGCGTTGCGTTCAAGCGGGTCCGTGGCATCACGCCGACGGACCATCGCCGCGCTGCGTGA